Proteins encoded in a region of the Diabrotica virgifera virgifera chromosome 4, PGI_DIABVI_V3a genome:
- the LOC126883913 gene encoding collagen alpha-5(IV) chain-like isoform X1, producing MNKRLVLVLSILFSFFLKASSAQCSNEAKPAPHPTDCTKFYLCPGNFEMSCGPGTHFNPNILACDWPSRADCKSGGPPGEPPVDASLAPCSNENKPSPHPTDCTKFYLCPGNFEMSCGPGTHFNPKILVCDWPHQAGCKVTVPGKPTGAHKKPPGSLQSPPREPTGQLLGPPGKIFGSPDTPPDQPPGSPEKPPRPPAGLHKKPTEQQQGPNTKPPGSLIKPPGPPSGQLEKPSGPPQISDAGTSGLSGEPSDQPEGPPEKPLASPPGPLKTPPSPPPGQPGKHPRPVGSSTGPPTGPSKKPSGALLNLEPTGPPGIPPGHSPSPPEKPPEKSPGIHEKPTVQPPSLLKKPTSSPDTHQGLPPAPPEKPTGQPTGPSGKPPGVPPRPTGKPPEISPGPAGKSTGSPGKPPVHPPGPPEMLQKPPQGLHEKPAEYPNGSLQKSTGPNPSPHEKPQGPPTGTHWKPSGPPSTPPGQLSSLPEKSTSLPPTPAGRPTVSPGKPPVHPTGPPEKLQKPPPGLHEKRTEQPTGSLQTSSRPTPSPHEKPPEPPTGPHWKPTGPPSTTPSQLQGLSGKPPRLPTGPADVPTRSPENPTPTTGSFEKLPRPPTGLHEKPTDHTTGSLQKSSGPTQTLQEKPTEPPRGPHGKPTRTSSTPPGQPPSPSGKPPGVPPGPTGKPPEISPGPTSKPTGSPGQPPVHPQGPPEMLQKPPPGLHEKRTEQPTGSLQTSSRPTPSPHEKPPEPPTGPHWKPTGPPSTTSSQLQGPSGKPPGLSTGPADVPTRSPENPTPTTGSFEKLPRPPTGLHEKPTDHTTGSLQKSSGPTQILQEKPTEPPRDPHGKPTRTPSTLPGQPPGPSGKPPGVPPGPTGKPPEISPGPTSKPTGSPGPPTVHPQGPPEMLQKPPPGLHEKSTEQPTGSLQTSSRPTPSPHEKPQEPPTGQHWKPTGPSSTTSSQLQGSSGKPPGLPTGHGGVPTDSPEKYTVQPPGPFEKLPRSPTGLHEKPTEHTTGSLQKSSGPTPTLQETPPGPPRDPHGKPTRPPSTPPGQPPGPSGKPPGVPLGPTGIPPEISPGPAGKPTGSPGKPPVHPPGPPEMLQKPPPGLHEKRTEQSIGSVQKSSRPTPRPHEKPQEPPTGPHWKPTGPSSTTPNELQGPSGKPPGVPPGPTGKPPEISLGPAGKPTGSPGKPPVPPTGPPKMLQKPPPGQHEKPREQPTGSFQKSSKPTPSPHEKPQEPLTGPHWKPTGPSSTTPSQLQGPSGKSPRLPTGHAGVPTGSPEKYTGQLPGPFEKLPRQPPGLHEKHMEHTTGSFQMSSGPTPNLHDKPPGPPRDPHGKPTGPLSTSSGQPTGPPGKPPGPPPGAGGEHTGSPEKPPVHPLGPLEKLPRPPPSLHEKPTEKPTDLLEKSSGPHTGPHGMMPTGPTNTPPGLHPSPPGKHPGLPPGSAGEPTDSLGKPSVHPPSPPKKLPRPPPGLNDKPTEHPTSSFQKSSGQTPNPHEESPGPLTGPLGKPTVPSNTPPGQPPGPPGQPSELPLDLAGEPTGSPGKHHVLPPGPLEQLAMPPTRVHDKPTEQPTGSLQKSSRPTPSPHEKPPEPPTGTHWKPTGPPSTTPSQLQGPSSKSPGLPRGPAGVPTPSQKKHTVQRPGPEKQGPNTKPPGSLIKPPGPPSGLLQKGLQGSTSGPPQISDAETSGLPGDPSGQPTGPPEKPLASPPGPLGTPPSPPPGQPGKPPGPLDNSTGPPTGPSKKPPGAPLHLAGKPTDPPGIPQGHSSSPPEKPPGISPAPHEKPTVQPPSLSKKPTSSPDTHQGIPSAVPEKLTGQPTGTSQLSSGPNPSPHEKSPGPPTGPHGKPTGPPSSPPGQPLGPSGNPPGVPGGPTEKPPEIFPGPAGKPTSSPEKPPVHPTGPPEKLPRPPPGLHEKFKVHATGSPQYSSVLISSPYKKPPEPPTSPQGKPTHPPNTPSGPPPGPPINPPGLHPGSYGKTTGLPNKPPVHPPGSPERLSRPPPGLHEKPTQQPAGSLQTSSGATTLPHEKPPEPHEKPIGPPSTPPGQHSGPPGQLLNPAGEPTGSLGKPPVNPPGPPEKLQKPPPGLHEKPTEQPNGSLQKSSRPTPNPHEKPQEPPTGQHWKPTGPSSTTPSQLQGSSGKPPGLLTGPAGVPTRSPEKYTVKPPGPIERLPRPPPALHEKPTEHTTGSLQKSSRPTPSPHEEPQGPPTGPHWKPTGPSSTTPSQLQGPSGKPPRLPTGHAGVPTGSSEKYTVQHPGPLEKLSRPPTGLHEKHTEHTTGSLQISSGPTPNLHDKPPGPPRDPHGKPAGPPSASPGKPPAPPGKPLGLPPSTGGEHTGSPEKPPVHPVRPLEKLPRPLPGLHEKPTEKPTDLLKKSSVSLTGPHGMMPTGPVNTPPGLPPSPPGKHPGLPPGPSGEPTDSLGKPSVHPPSPLKKLLRPPPGLHEKPTEQPTSSLQKSSGQTLGPHEKSPGPLTGPHGKPTGPPNAPPGQPPDPPGQPPELPIGLAGEPTEQPRGPTPSSHEKSPGPLTGPHGRPTVLPNTPPGQPPGSPGKLPGLSPGLAGEPTVSPGESPAHLLVPHEKLPSSPPGLHEKPTEKPSGSHRTSSGPSLSLHEKPPGPPTSPHRKPTGPTSAPSGPPQVHLKNFQVYLKYLLAYLQIHLKTH from the exons ctTCTTCGGCGCAATGTAGCAACGAAGCTAAACCTGCTCCTCATCCAACAGACTGCACAAAGTTTTATTTATGCCCTGGAAATTTTGAAATGTCCTGCGGGCCTGGAACACACTTCAATCCTAATATACTTGCTTGTGATTGGCCTAGCCGAGCTGACTGTAAAAGTGGAGGTCCACCTGGAGAGCCACCTGTTGACG CTTCTTTGGCACCATGTAGCAATGAAAATAAACCTTCTCCTCATCCAACAGATTGCACAAAGTTTTATTTATGCCCTGGAAACTTTGAAATGTCCTGCGGACCTGGAACTCACTTCAACCCAAAAATACTTGTTTGTGATTGGCCTCACCAAGCTGGCTGTAAAGTTACAGTACCTGGAAAACCGACAGGTGCACACAAAAAGCCTCCAGGATCACTTCAAAGTCCACCTAGGGAGCCTACGGGTCAACTTCTAGGTCCTCCTGGGAAGATTTTCGGTTCACCGGATACTCCTCCAGACCAACCTCCAGGTTCACCTGAAAAGCCACCAAGGCCCCCAGCAGGTCTACATAAAAAACCTACAGAACAACAACAAGGTCCAAATACAAAACCACCAGGTTCACTTATAAAACCACCAGGCCCACCTTCAGGTCAACTAGAAAAGCCATCAGGGCCACCTCAAATTTCAGATGCGGGGACTTCAGGTTTATCTGGAGAACCTTCAGACCAACCTGAAGGTCCACCTGAAAAGCCACTAGCATCACCACCGGGTCCACTTAAGACGCCTCCAAGTCCACCTCCTGGTCAACCTGGGAAGCATCCTCGTCCAGTGGGTAGTTCTACAGGCCCACCAACAGGTCCCTCTAAAAAACCTTCAGGAGCACTTCTAAACCTTGAGCCTACCGGTCCACCAGGAATACCTCCAGGCCACTCTCCAAGTCCACCTGAAAAGCCACCAGAAAAATCTCCAGGTATACATGAGAAGCCTACAGTACAACCTCCAAGTTTACTTAAGAAGCCAACTAGTTCACCGGACACGCATCAAGGCTTACCTCCAGCTCCACCAGAAAAACCTACGGGCCAACCTACAGGTCCATCTGGAAAACCTCCAGGAGTACCTCCACGTCCAACTGGAAAACCTCCAGAAATATCTCCTGGTCCTGCTGGTAAGTCCACAGGTTCACCGGGAAAACCTCCTGTCCACCCTCCAGGTCCACCTGAAATGTTACAAAAGCCACCGCAAGGTCTACATGAGAAACCTGCAGAATATCCTAACGGTTCACTTCAAAAGTCAACTGGACCAAATCCAAGTCCACATGAGAAGCCGCAGGGACCACCTACAGGTACACATTGGAAGCCCTCTGGTCCACCGAGTACTCCTCCAGGCCAACTTTCAAGTTTACCTGAAAAATCTACCAGCCTGCCTCCAACTCCTGCTGGTAGGCCTACAGTTTCACCAGGAAAACCTCCTGTCCACCCTACAGGTCCGCCTGAAAAGTTACAAAAGCCACCACCAGGTCTACATGAGAAGCGTACAGAACAACCTACCGGTTCACTTCAAACGTCATCAAGACCAACCCCAAGTCCACATGAGAAGCCGCCAGAACCACCTACAGGCCCACACTGGAAGCCCACTGGTCCACCGAGTACTACTCCAAGCCAACTACAGGGACTATCTGGAAAACCTCCACGACTACCAACCGGTCCTGCTGATGTGCCTACACGTTCACCAGAAAACCCAACTCCAACTACAGGTTCATTCGAAAAGTTACCAAGGCCACCAACAGGTCTACATGAGAAGCCTACGGATCATACTACCGGTTCACTTCAAAAGTCATCAGGACCAACTCAAACTCTACAAGAGAAGCCAACGGAACCACCAAGAGGTCCACATGGTAAGCCTACTCGTACATCGAGTACTCCTCCAGGCCAACCTCCCAGTCCATCTGGAAAACCTCCAGGGGTACCTCCAGGTCCAACTGGAAAACCTCCAGAAATATCTCCTGGTCCTACTAGTAAGCCTACAGGTTCACCGGGACAACCTCCTGTCCACCCTCAAGGTCCACCTGAAATGTTACAAAAGCCACCACCAGGTCTACATGAGAAGCGTACAGAACAACCTACCGGTTCACTTCAAACGTCATCAAGACCAACCCCAAGTCCACATGAGAAGCCACCAGAACCACCTACAGGCCCACACTGGAAGCCCACTGGTCCACCGAGTACTACTTCAAGCCAACTACAGGGACCATCTGGAAAACCTCCAGGACTATCAACCGGTCCTGCTGATGTGCCTACACGTTCACCAGAAAACCCAACTCCAACTACAGGTTCATTCGAAAAGTTACCAAGGCCACCAACAGGTCTACATGAGAAGCCTACGGATCATACTACCGGTTCACTTCAAAAGTCATCAGGACCAACTCAAATTCTACAAGAGAAGCCAACGGAACCACCAAGAGATCCACATGGTAAGCCTACTCGTACACCGAGTACTCTTCCAGGCCAACCTCCCGGTCCATCTGGAAAACCTCCAGGGGTACCTCCAGGTCCAACTGGAAAACCTCCAGAAATATCTCCTGGTCCTACTAGTAAGCCTACAGGTTCACCGGGACCACCTACTGTCCACCCTCAAGGTCCACCTGAAATGTTACAAAAGCCACCACCAGGTCTACATGAGAAGAGTACAGAACAACCTACCGGTTCACTTCAAACGTCATCAAGACCAACCCCAAGTCCACATGAGAAGCCACAAGAACCACCTACAGGCCAACATTGGAAGCCCACTGGTCCATCGAGTACTACTTCAAGCCAACTACAGGGATCATCTGGAAAACCTCCAGGACTACCAACAGGTCATGGTGGTGTGCCTACAGATTCACCGGAAAAATATACTGTCCAACCACCAGGTCCATTCGAAAAGTTACCAAGGTCACCAACAGGTCTACATGAGAAGCCTACGGAACATACTACCGGTTCACTTCAAAAGTCATCAGGACCAACTCCAACTTTACAAGAAACGCCACCGGGACCACCAAGAGATCCACATGGTAAGCCTACTCGTCCGCCGAGTACTCCTCCAGGCCAACCTCCAGGTCCATCTGGAAAACCTCCAGGTGTACCTCTAGGTCCAACTGGAATACCTCCAGAAATATCTCCTGGTCCTGCTGGTAAGCCTACAGGCTCACCGGGAAAACCTCCTGTCCACCCTCCAGGTCCACCTGAAATGTTACAAAAGCCACCACCAGGTCTACATGAGAAGCGTACAGAACAATCTATCGGTTCAGTTCAAAAGTCATCAAGACCAACCCCAAGACCACATGAGAAGCCACAAGAACCACCTACAGGCCCACATTGGAAGCCCACTGGTCCATCGAGTACTACTCCAAACGAATTACAGGGACCATCTGGAAAACCCCCAGGAGTACCTCCAGGTCCAACTGGAAAACCTCCAGAAATATCTCTTGGTCCTGCTGGTAAGCCTACAGGTTCACCGGGAAAACCTCCTGTCCCCCCTACAGGTCCACCTAAAATGTTACAAAAGCCACCACCAGGTCAACATGAGAAGCCTAGAGAACAACCTACAGGTTCATTTCAAAAATCATCAAAACCAACCCCAAGTCCACATGAGAAGCCACAAGAACCACTTACAGGCCCACATTGGAAGCCTACTGGTCCATCTAGTACTACTCCAAGCCAACTACAGGGACCATCTGGAAAATCTCCAAGACTACCAACAGGTCATGCTGGTGTGCCTACAGGTTCACCggaaaaatatactggccaactTCCAGGTCCATTTGAAAAGTTACCAAGGCAACCACCAGGTCTACATGAGAAGCATATGGAGCATACTACCGGTTCATTTCAAATGTCATCAGGACCAACTCCAAATCTACATGATAAGCCACCAGGACCACCTAGAGATCCACATGGTAAGCCTACTGGTCCACTGAGTACTTCTTCAGGCCAACCTACAGGTCCACCTGGAAAACCTCCAGGACCACCACCAGGTGCTGGTGGTGAGCATACAGGTTCACCGGAAAAACCCCCTGTCCACCCTCTAGGTCCACTGGAAAAGTTACCAAGGCCACCACCCAGTTTACATGAGAAGCCTACGGAAAAACCTACCGATTTACTTGAAAAGTCATCAGGACCACATACAGGTCCACATGGAATGATGCCTACTGGTCCAACAAATACTCCTCCAGGCCTACATCCAAGTCCACCTGGAAAACATCCAGGACTACCACCAGGCTCTGCTGGTGAGCCTACAGATTCACTGGGAAAACCTTCTGTCCACCCTCCAAGTCCACCTAAAAAGTTACCAAGGCCACCACCAGGTCTAAATGATAAGCCTACAGAACATCCTACCAGTTCATTCCAAAAGTCATCAGGACAAACTCCAAATCCACATGAGGAGTCACCAGGGCCACTAACAGGTCCACTTGGTAAGCCTACTGTTCCTTCAAATACTCCTCCAGGCCAACCTCCAGGTCCACCTGGACAACCTTCAGAATTACCACTAGATCTTGCTGGTGAGCCTACAGGTTCACCAGGAAAACATCATGTCCTCCCTCCAGGTCCTCTTGAACAGTTAGCAATGCCACCAACACGTGTACATGATAAGCCTACAGAACAACCTACCGGTTCACTACAAAAGTCATCAAGACCAACCCCAAGTCCACATGAGAAGCCACCAGAACCACCTACAGGCACACATTGGAAGCCCACTGGTCCACCGAGTACTACTCCAAGCCAACTACAGGGACCATCTAGTAAATCTCCAGGACTACCAAGAGGTCCTGCTGGTGTGCCTACACCTTCACAGAAAAAACATACTGTCCAACGGCCAGGTCCAGAAAAACAAGGTCCAAATACAAAACCACCAGGTTCACTTATAAAACCACCAGGCCCACCTTCAGGTCTACTACAAAAGGGCCTACAAGGGTCTACATCAGGGCCCCCCCAAATTTCAGATGCGGAGACTTCAGGTTTACCTGGAGATCCTTCTGGCCAACCTACAGGTCCACCTGAAAAGCCACTAGCATCACCACCGGGTCCACTTGGGACGCCTCCAAGTCCACCTCCTGGTCAACCTGGGAAGCCTCCTGGTCCACTGGATAATTCTACAGGCCCACCAACAGGTCCCTCTAAAAAACCTCCAGGAGCTCCTTTACACCTTGCTGGTAAGCCTACCGATCCACCAGGAATACCTCAAGGCCACTCTTCAAGTCCACCTGAGAAGCCACCAGGAATATCTCCAGCTCCACATGAGAAACCTACAGTACAACCTCCAAGTCTATCTAAGAAGCCAACTAGTTCACCGGACACGCATCAAGGCATACCTTCAGCTGTACCAGAAAAACTTACGGGCCAACCTACGGGTACATCTCAATTGTCATCAGGCCCAAATCCAAGTCCACATGAAAAGTCACCAGGTCCACCTACAGGTCCACATGGAAAACCTACTGGCCCACCGAGTTCTCCTCCAGGCCAACCTTTAGGTCCATCTGGAAATCCTCCAGGAGTACCTGGAGGTCCAACTGAAAAACCTCCAGAAATATTTCCTGGTCCTGCTGGTAAGCCTACAAGTTCACCGGAAAAACCTCCTGTCCACCCTACAGGTCCGCCTGAAAAGTTACCAAGGCCACCACCAGGTCTACATGAGAAGTTTAAAGTACATGCGACAGGTTCACCACAATATTCATCAGTACTAATTTCAAGTCCATATAAGAAGCCACCAGAACCACCTACAAGTCCACAAGGGAAGCCCACTCATCCACCAAATACTCCTTCAGGCCCACCACCAGGTCCACCTATAAATCCTCCAGGACTACATCCAGGTTCTTATGGTAAGACTACAGGTTTACCGAATAAACCTCCTGTCCACCCTCCAGGTTCACCCGAAAGGTTATCAAGGCCTCCACCAGGTCTACATGAGAAGCCTACACAACAACCTGCCGGTTCACTTCAAACATCATCAGGAGCAACTACACTTCCACATGAGAAGCCACCAGAACCACATGAGAAGCCTATTGGTCCACCAAGTACTCCTCCAGGCCAACATTCAGGTCCACCTGGGCAACTTCTAAATCCTGCTGGTGAGCCTACAGGTTCACTGGGAAAGCCTCCTGTCAACCCTCCAGGTCCACCTGAAAAGTTACAAAAGCCACCACCAGGTCTACATGAGAAGCCTACAGAACAACCTAACGGTTCACTTCAAAAGTCATCAAGACCAACCCCAAATCCACATGAGAAGCCACAAGAACCACCTACAGGCCAACATTGGAAGCCCACTGGTCCATCGAGTACTACTCCAAGCCAACTACAGGGATCATCTGGAAAACCTCCAGGACTACTAACTGGTCCTGCTGGTGTGCCTACACGTTCACCGGAAAAATATACTGTAAAACCTCCAGGTCCAATTGAAAGATTACCAAGGCCACCACCAGCTCTACATGAGAAGCCTACGGAACATACTACCGGTTCACTTCAAAAGTCATCAAGACCAACCCCAAGTCCACATGAGGAGCCACAAGGACCACCTACAGGCCCACATTGGAAGCCCACTGGTCCATCAAGTACCACTCCAAGCCAACTACAGGGACCATCTGGAAAACCTCCAAGACTCCCAACAGGTCATGCTGGTGTGCCTACAGGTTCCTCGGAAAAATATACTGTCCAACATCCAGGTCCACTTGAAAAGTTATCAAGGCCACCAACAGGTCTACATGAGAAGCATACGGAACATACTACCGGTTCACTTCAAATATCATCAGGACCAACTCCAAATCTACATGATAAGCCACCAGGACCACCTAGAGATCCACATGGTAAGCCTGCTGGTCCACCGAGTGCTTCTCCAGGCAAACCTCCAGCTCCACCTGGGAAACCTCTAGGACTACCACCAAGTACTGGTGGTGAGCATACAGGTTCTCCAGAAAAACCCCCTGTCCATCCTGTACGTCCACTTGAAAAGTTACCAAGACCACTACCCGGTTTACATGAGAAGCCTACGGAAAAACCTACCGATTTACTTAAAAAGTCATCAGTATCACTTACAGGTCCACATGGGATGATGCCTACTGGTCCAGTAAATACTCCTCCAGGCCTACCTCCAAGTCCACCTGGAAAACATCCAGGACTACCACCAGGTCCTTCTGGTGAGCCTACAGATTCACTGGGAAAACCTTCTGTGCACCCTCCAAGTCCACTTAAAAAGTTACTAAGGCCACCACCAGGTCTACATGAGAAGCCTACAGAACAACCTACCAGTTCACTTCAAAAGTCATCGGGACAAACTTTAGGTCCACATGAGAAGTCACCTGGGCCACTAACAGGTCCACATGGGAAGCCTACTGGTCCTCCAAATGCTCCTCCAGGCCAACCTCCAGATCCACCTGGACAACCTCCGGAATTACCAATAGGTCTTGCTGGTGAGCCTACAGAACAACCTAGAGGTCCAACTCCAAGTTCACATGAGAAGTCACCAGGACCACTTACAGGTCCGCATGGGAGACCTACTGTTCTACCAAATACTCCTCCAGGCCAACCTCCAGGTTCACCTGGAAAACTTCCAGGACTATCTCCAGGTCTTGCTGGTGAGCCTACAGTTTCACCGGGAGAATCTCCTGCCCACCTTTTAGTTCCACATGAAAAGTTACCAAGTTCACCACCAGGTCTACATGAGAAGCCTACAGAAAAACCTTCCGGCTCACATCGAACGTCATCAGGACCATCTCTAAGTCTACATGAGAAGCCACCAGGACCACCTACAAGTCCACATAGAAAGCCTACTGGTCCAACGAGCGCGCCTTCTGGCCCACCCCAAGtccacctgaaaaattttcaggtatACCTGAAATACCTCCTGGCATACCTCCAGATCCACTTGAAAACACACTAG